In Musa acuminata AAA Group cultivar baxijiao chromosome BXJ3-9, Cavendish_Baxijiao_AAA, whole genome shotgun sequence, a single genomic region encodes these proteins:
- the LOC103999285 gene encoding ACD11 homolog protein, with protein MGRESPSDDSPKVAGSATPLAAVAQAFEELARLLEAGSGDLRLAPFSDACSLVSILFDSLGLAFKFAEMEYVAKVNDLIEASKTHDTLNKIIDHDLENDTVRKQGSHSRNLRRVRLGLDLVKTLFEQFPSSGGCSLKEAASNAYGQVCAPFHTWAIRKAVGAGMYALPTREQLIVRLNETDQSVHKEMQRFINACNPIIQYIDNLFLSKKISLDW; from the exons ATGGGGAGGGAATCGCCCTCGGACGATTCGCCCAAGGTGGCCGGATCCGCGACGCCCCTCGCCGCGGTGGCGCAGGCCTTCGAGGAGCTCGCGAGACTGCTCGAGGCCGGCTCCGGGGACCTCCGCCTTGCTCCCTTCTCCGACGCCTGCTCCCTCGTCTCCATCCTCTTCGATTCCCTTGGTCTCGCGTTCAAATTTGCCGAGATGGAGTATGTCGCCAAG GTGAATGATCTGATTGAAGCATCAAAGACTCATGATACTTTAAACAAAATCATTGATCATGATCTTGAAAATGATACAGTTCGAAAGCAAGGTAGCCATTCACGCAACCTACGCAGAGTCAGGCTAGGTCTTGACCTCGTCAAAACCTTGTTTGAGCAATTTCCATCATCAGG TGGGTGCTCATTAAAAGAAGCTGCTTCAAATGCTTATGGTCAAGTATGTGCACCGTTTCATACCTGGGCAATCAGAAAGGCAGTCGGTGCTGGGATGTATGCTCTACCAACTAGGGAACAGCTAATAGTGAGATTAAACGAAACTG ATCAGTCTGTACATAAGGAAATGCAAAGATTCATCAACGCGTGCAATCCGATCATACAATACATTGACAATCTTTTCCTGTCAAAGAAAATTAGCCTAGACTGGTGA